A genome region from Labrus mixtus chromosome 9, fLabMix1.1, whole genome shotgun sequence includes the following:
- the gkup gene encoding glucuronokinase with putative uridyl pyrophosphorylase, giving the protein MICILLVAGHGTVLETQIKNDDTGLYSHLTGVPKALLPGTGGKKILDFWWETVNMRQLFTEVFLVTNADKYKHFERWATANDFPLENLVNDGSTTLEDRLGAVADLQLAIRSRKLQDDIMVIAGDMLCADQNFDIAQVIRFFRSQTGELMIYYELEESEKRSSRGIVEVCPETHRITRFLEKPQDGLTASRLASVVFYCFRRDTLSYLSDFLNLQPRATDRTFGQLWEWLINEKQLDVFGMKLPTGFQLIGQVGLSDYTKWLTHYSTKQQDNPAKPITCRSFARVGLMGNPSDGFNGKTIAMSISNFWAEVTLVESQTLVLVPHPLNDPTEFGSLQDLFCISRKEGYLGGLRLLQATCKKFYQFCSKQGIALTKQNFTLKYDTNIPRQVGLAGSSAIVSATLKCLMKFYNITENDLPKPIRANFILNVETDELFITAGLQDRVVQVYEGLVYMDFSKKLMEEQGYGDYDLMDMSELPRFWLAYLSDPSDSGRIHSNIRQRWLSGEPLVVEAMKTFAELTDQARTALQDKDWSRLAQLMDQNFELRRTVYTDDCLGPGNLKMAQLARKFGSAVKLPGSGGAVVGLCLDNARLVEMRQAFQEAGCVFCVITPYVPSASATSGHH; this is encoded by the exons ATGATCTGTATACTGCTGGTAGCCGGGCACGGCACCGTTTTAGAGACTCAGATTAAG AATGATGACACAGGCTTATACAGCCACCTGACCGGAGTACCGAAGGCCTTACTTCCTGGTACTGGAGGAAAGAAGATCCTTGACTTTTGGTGGGAAACTGTCAACAT GCGGCAGCTGTTCACAGAGGTGTTTCTAGTCACAAATGCAGACAA GTATAAGCACTTTGAGCGCTGGGCCACAGCTAATGACTTCCCGCTGGAAAACCTGGTGAATGATGGCAGCACTACGTTGGAGGACCGCCTTGGTGCTGTGGCCGACCTGCAGCTGGCCATACGCAGCCGCAAGCTTCAGGACGACATCATGGTG ATTGCAGGAGACATGCTGTGTGCAGACCAGAACTTTGACATCGCTCAAGTTATCCGTTTCTTCAGGTCACAG ACTGGAGAGCTGATGATCTACTACGAGCTGGAGGAAAGTGAGAAACGCAGCTCCAGAGGCATTGTGGAAGTCTGCCCTGAAACCCATAG GATAACTCGCTTCCTTGAGAAACCGCAGGATGGGCTGACGGCGTCCCGGCTGGCCAGCGTGGTGTTCTACTGCTTCAGGAGAGACACACTGTCCTACCTGTCTGACTTCCTGAACCTGCAGCctcgagctacagacaggaccTTCGGACAACTCTGG GAGTGGCTCATTAATGAGAAACAACTGGACGTGTTTGGGATGAAGCTCCCCACCGGCTTCCAGCTCATTGGACAAGTG GGTTTGTCAGACTACACTAAGTGGCTCACACACTACTCCACCAAGCAGCAAGACAATCCTGCTAAACCAATCACATGCCGATCATTCGCCCG GGTTGGACTTATGGGGAATCCCTCAGATGGCTTCAATGGAAAAACCATCGCCATGTCAATCTCTAACTTCTGGGCTGAGGTCACTCTAGTGGAGAGCCAGACTTTG GTTTTGGTCCCTCACCCTCTTAATGACCCGACAGAGTTTGGAAGCCTACAGGATCTATTCTGTATCAGCAGAAAGGAAGG ATACCTGGGCGGTCTGCGGCTGCTGCAGGCTACCTGTAAGAAGTTCTACCAGTTCTGCTCCAAACAAGG tATTGCTCTGACAAAGCAGAACTTCACTCTGAAGTACGACACCAACATTCCTCGGCAAGTG GGCCTTGCAGgaagcag tgccaTCGTCTCGGCCACCCTGAAGTGTCTTATGAAATTCTACAACATAACAGAAAAC GATCTCCCGAAGCCAATCCGAGCCAACTTCATCCTCAACGTGGAGACGGATGAACTTTTCATCACGGCTGGCCTGCAGGACAGAGTCGTACAG GTCTATGAAGGCTTAGTCTACATGGATTTCAGCAAGAAGCTCATGGAGGAGCAGGGATATG gAGACTATGATTTAATGGACATGAGTGAGCTCCCGCGCTTCTGGCTGGCTTACCTGAGCGACCCTAGTGACTCCGGACGTATCCACAGCAACATCCGACAGCGATGGCTCAGTG GAGAGCCTCTGGTAGTTGAAGCCATGAAGACCTTTGCAGAGCTTACAGATCAAGCAAG GACGGCTCTACAGGACAAAGACTGGAGCCGCCTGGCACAGCTGATGGACCAGAACTTTGAGCTGCGGAG GACTGTCTACACTGACGACTGTCTGGGTCCTGGAAACCTCAAGATGGCTCAGCTGGCAAGGAAG TTTGGCTCGGCGGTGAAGTTACCCGGCAGTGGGGGCGCTGTGGTGGGTCTGTGCCTGGATAATGCCAGATTG GTGGAGATGAGGCAAGCTTTCCAGGAGGCAGGCTGTGTCTTCTGTGTCATCACACCGTACGTCCCATCTGCCAGCGCGACGAGCGGCCATCACTGA